DNA from Algisphaera agarilytica:
TGAAACTGTCCGGGGCTAGCATGATCCGCATCGCGTGGTATGCTACCTCAAACGAAACCCAAACATTAACCGAGCGAGGTGCACGGATGCTCCGCGAATTGCATATCTCCAACCTGGCGGTGATCGAAGACGCAACGGTCGAGTTCGAGCCCGGGCTCAACGTCTTCACCGGGCAGACCGGGGCGGGGAAATCACTGGTGATCGGGGCGTTTGAAGCCCTGATCGGCCTCCGCAAAGCCACCGACATGATCCGCCCCGGGGCCGACGAGGCCCGGATCTCCGGCGTGTTCGAGGCCGACACCCCGGCCTTGGCCGCGGCCCTCACCGCGGCGCTCGACCAGACCATCGAGCCGGGCGACGAGATGCTCATCACCCGCAAGCTCTTCGCGTCCGGCCGATCGTCGCTCTCCGTCAACGGCCAGCCCGCCACCGCGGCGATGATGCGCCGCGCCGCCGACCTGCTCGTCGACATCCACGGCCAGTACGACCATCAGTTCCTGCTCAAGCCCTCCAACCAACTCACCATCCTTGACGCCTTTGCGGGCTGCGTGGCACAGCGTGAGAAGTTCGCCGTGGCCTTCGCCGAGCGGCGTGAGCTGCGGATGGAAAAAGAAGAACTCGCCGCCTCGGCCACGCTCCGTCGGCAGCAGCTCGAACTGTACGAATTCCAGGCCGAGGAGATCGATACGGCCGAGCTCCAGCTGGGCGAGTTCCCCGAGTTGCAGGCCCGCGAGACGGTGCTCGGCAACGTGCAGAAGATCAAGGGCGAGGCGAGCGCCGCGCACAGTGCGCTCTACGACGCCGAGGGTTCGGTGACCGAGCGGCTGCAGGCGATCACGCACCTCATGATCGATCTGGCCGAGCTCGACCCCGGGCTCGCCGAGGTGACCGATCAGGTCCGCACCTGCACGCTCAGCCTTCAGGAAGCCGCGTTTGAACTGGGACGCTACGTCGATCGACTCGAGCACAACCCCGAGGAAGCCGCGGAGGTGGCCGAGCGGTTGAACACCATCAACCGCCTCGTCCAGAAGTACGGCGACGGCGTGCCCTCGCCCGACCCCGTCGAGTCGGTCCTGAACTTCCGCGACGAACTCGGCGAACAACTCGACCACCTACGCAGCCAGAACCACGACCAGTCCCGCATTGACGAACGCATCGCTCAACTCGACAAGCAACTCGCCCAGCTCGGCGAAAAGCTCACGCTCGCCCGGCGGAAAGCCGCGAAGAAACTCACGCCGCAGATCGAGAAACAGCTCGCCGACTTGGGGATGGCCGAGGCGAAGCTGTCGGTCGCCTTCGACCGTATCGACGATTCGCCGACGGGGTTCGACGCCGTCGAGATCATCGTCCAGACCAACCCCGGCCAGGAGGCCCGCCCGATCCGCAAGATCGCCTCGGGCGGCGAGTTATCCCGCACCATGCTCGCGATCAAGTCCGTCCTCGCCACCACCGGCGACGGCCAACGCATTAGCGTGCTGGTCTTCGACGAGATCGACGCCAACATCGGCGGCCGCCTCGGCAGCGTCATCGGCAGTAAACTCCGTGCCCTTGCTAAGCCGCAAGCGGCGG
Protein-coding regions in this window:
- the recN gene encoding DNA repair protein RecN, with protein sequence MLRELHISNLAVIEDATVEFEPGLNVFTGQTGAGKSLVIGAFEALIGLRKATDMIRPGADEARISGVFEADTPALAAALTAALDQTIEPGDEMLITRKLFASGRSSLSVNGQPATAAMMRRAADLLVDIHGQYDHQFLLKPSNQLTILDAFAGCVAQREKFAVAFAERRELRMEKEELAASATLRRQQLELYEFQAEEIDTAELQLGEFPELQARETVLGNVQKIKGEASAAHSALYDAEGSVTERLQAITHLMIDLAELDPGLAEVTDQVRTCTLSLQEAAFELGRYVDRLEHNPEEAAEVAERLNTINRLVQKYGDGVPSPDPVESVLNFRDELGEQLDHLRSQNHDQSRIDERIAQLDKQLAQLGEKLTLARRKAAKKLTPQIEKQLADLGMAEAKLSVAFDRIDDSPTGFDAVEIIVQTNPGQEARPIRKIASGGELSRTMLAIKSVLATTGDGQRISVLVFDEIDANIGGRLGSVIGSKLRALAKPQAAGKSNRQIAKSPNHQILCITHLPQIAAFADRHFHIVKTVVGKGKAKQTHTTVGTLEGDARVNELAEMMAGEKVTATSKKQAKELLNQAM